A stretch of the Bacillus anthracis str. Vollum genome encodes the following:
- a CDS encoding MepB family protein, producing the protein MNNFNDTIRHLNNIVYKPNNLIITNLKEEKQNAEYAGCLFHLNNKTIRFRKSKITPNKIGQFVSFWEKDDDMQNQAFSYDAAPDLLIITCIDDNKLGQFIFPKDILLKEKILRTQNQKGKMAMRIYPIWDTPVSNQAKKSQMWQLQYFVDLSDHNNLPIDKLLHLYS; encoded by the coding sequence TTGAACAATTTTAATGATACAATCCGACATTTAAACAATATAGTTTACAAACCTAACAATTTAATAATTACGAATCTAAAAGAAGAAAAGCAAAACGCAGAATATGCAGGATGTTTATTTCACTTAAATAACAAAACCATTCGTTTTAGAAAATCAAAAATTACTCCTAATAAAATTGGTCAATTTGTTTCTTTTTGGGAGAAAGATGACGATATGCAAAATCAAGCATTCTCTTATGACGCTGCTCCTGACTTATTAATTATTACTTGTATAGATGATAACAAACTAGGACAATTTATTTTCCCTAAAGATATTCTTCTTAAAGAAAAAATCTTGAGAACACAAAATCAAAAAGGCAAGATGGCTATGAGGATTTATCCGATCTGGGATACCCCTGTTAGCAACCAAGCTAAAAAGAGCCAAATGTGGCAGCTTCAGTATTTTGTTGATTTAAGCGATCATAATAATTTACCTATAGACAAACTATTACATTTGTATTCGTAG
- a CDS encoding DUF4180 domain-containing protein: MEIKKVVIDGINIAVIRNNKVLISDVQSALDTMATVQYEVNAKHIIIHKSLISEDFFDLKTRLAGDILQKFINYKVKFAIVGDFSMYTSKSLKDFIYECNKGKDIFYLATEQQAIEKLSTLK, encoded by the coding sequence ATGGAAATAAAGAAAGTAGTAATTGATGGAATCAATATTGCGGTCATTAGAAATAATAAGGTATTAATATCCGATGTTCAATCTGCATTAGATACTATGGCAACTGTTCAATATGAGGTAAATGCGAAGCATATTATTATCCATAAATCTTTAATAAGTGAAGATTTCTTTGATCTAAAAACACGTCTTGCGGGCGATATCCTTCAAAAGTTTATAAACTACAAGGTGAAATTTGCTATTGTTGGAGATTTCTCTATGTATACTAGTAAAAGCTTAAAGGATTTTATTTATGAATGTAATAAAGGTAAAGATATTTTTTACTTAGCAACTGAACAACAAGCAATTGAAAAACTAAGTACATTAAAGTAA
- a CDS encoding HAD family hydrolase, producing MGYKAMLFDLDDTLLNRDKAVDNLFLLLFEKCYEDVSDTIKNNMLQKFKEFDKREYGMSDKTIVLESLFDEFAPRYRLPRNYIQDFWNENFPKCFSIDQNTIHFLNHIKKHFEVGIITNGSTQRQKAKIINTHLNNYFDTIIISEEVGFSKPDKRIFELALNKLNVQPENTLFVGDDIEKDIAGPQNANIKGVWFNPQKIKNTTKIQPYAEINTLDSLLSYVTPQYFFNK from the coding sequence ATGGGTTATAAAGCTATGCTGTTTGATTTAGATGATACGTTACTTAATAGGGATAAAGCAGTAGATAATCTGTTTTTATTACTTTTTGAAAAGTGTTATGAGGATGTTAGTGATACAATCAAAAACAATATGCTACAGAAATTCAAAGAATTTGATAAAAGAGAATATGGCATGAGTGATAAAACGATAGTATTAGAATCATTATTTGATGAATTCGCGCCGAGGTATAGATTGCCACGCAATTATATCCAAGATTTTTGGAATGAAAACTTCCCAAAATGTTTTTCAATAGACCAGAATACTATCCATTTCTTAAATCATATAAAGAAGCACTTTGAAGTTGGAATTATAACAAATGGCTCAACGCAGAGGCAAAAGGCTAAAATAATTAACACACATTTAAACAATTACTTTGATACGATCATTATTTCTGAAGAAGTGGGATTTAGTAAACCGGATAAACGTATATTCGAACTAGCATTAAATAAGCTAAATGTACAGCCGGAAAATACTTTATTTGTTGGGGATGACATAGAAAAGGATATTGCTGGTCCTCAAAATGCAAATATAAAAGGTGTGTGGTTTAACCCTCAGAAAATTAAGAATACTACCAAAATACAACCATATGCCGAGATTAACACTTTGGATAGCTTGTTAAGTTATGTTACGCCACAATATTTTTTTAACAAGTAA
- a CDS encoding DinB family protein, with amino-acid sequence MQIRPKASEYNSYYATYINLVSDGNIIQILEQQIEETNLLLKEISDSEGLFRYAPTKWSIKEVIGHIADTERIMAYRLLSIARGETAELPGYNDDMYVLKAAFDKQSMQDLLKNLIVVRQSTLHLLRSLDKEAWSQRGYANNSEVTVRAFAYIIAGHELHHLQIIKERYLGSDLYPAT; translated from the coding sequence ATGCAAATTAGACCAAAGGCAAGTGAATATAACTCTTATTATGCAACGTATATTAACTTAGTATCAGACGGAAATATCATACAAATTTTAGAACAACAAATAGAGGAAACGAATCTTTTATTAAAAGAGATTTCTGATAGTGAAGGACTTTTCCGATATGCTCCTACTAAATGGAGTATAAAAGAAGTAATTGGTCATATAGCAGATACAGAACGTATTATGGCGTATCGTTTGTTATCTATCGCTCGAGGCGAGACAGCGGAACTTCCAGGCTATAACGATGATATGTATGTTCTTAAAGCTGCTTTTGATAAACAATCTATGCAAGATCTTCTTAAGAATTTAATAGTTGTTCGGCAATCTACCCTGCATTTACTTAGAAGCTTAGATAAAGAAGCTTGGTCACAAAGAGGATATGCGAATAATTCTGAAGTTACAGTTCGTGCATTTGCATACATCATTGCTGGTCATGAGCTTCATCATCTTCAAATTATAAAAGAACGTTACCTTGGTTCTGATTTATATCCAGCAACTTAA
- a CDS encoding pyridoxal phosphate-dependent decarboxylase family protein has translation MTKNLQLSAEEMRQLGYQAVDLIVDHMNHLKSKPVSETIDSNIFRDKLIETIPENGSNPKELLHFLNNNVFNQITHVDHPHFMAFVPGPNNYVGVLADFLASGFNVFPTAWIVGAGAEQIELTTINWLKSMLGFPDSAEGLFVSGGSMANLTALTVARQVKLNNEIENAIVYFSNQTHFSVDRALKVLGFKQHQICRIETDEDLKISVSTLRKQIKEDRLKGKKPFCVIANAGTTNCGAVDSLDELADLCGDEDIWLHADGAYGAAAILSEKGRELLRGIHRVDSLTLDPHKWLFQPYDVGCVLIRNSQYLSETFRMIPEYIRDTETNIEEKVNFGERGIELSRRFRALKVWLSFKAFGVTAFREAIDHGIMLAEQVEEFLRKEKDWEVVTPAQLGIVTFRYIPCELTSTDTIHEINKKLVEEINQRGFAMLSTTKLKEKVVIRLCSINPRTTKEEILQIMMNIKVLAEEINTTSKHLISVPQP, from the coding sequence ATGACAAAAAACTTGCAGTTATCAGCCGAAGAGATGCGTCAGTTAGGATATCAAGCGGTTGACTTGATTGTTGATCATATGAATCATTTAAAAAGTAAACCAGTTTCAGAAACGATTGATAGTAATATTTTTAGAGACAAGCTAATTGAAACGATTCCGGAAAACGGATCTAATCCAAAAGAATTACTTCATTTTCTTAATAACAATGTGTTTAATCAAATTACTCATGTGGATCATCCTCATTTTATGGCTTTTGTACCAGGTCCTAATAATTATGTTGGTGTATTAGCAGATTTTTTAGCAAGTGGGTTTAATGTATTTCCTACAGCTTGGATAGTAGGTGCAGGTGCCGAACAAATTGAATTAACGACAATTAACTGGTTAAAATCAATGCTAGGATTCCCTGATTCAGCTGAAGGACTGTTTGTCAGTGGTGGTTCCATGGCTAATTTGACTGCACTTACTGTAGCGAGACAGGTTAAGTTGAATAATGAAATCGAAAATGCGATTGTTTATTTTTCTAACCAAACTCATTTTTCTGTAGATCGAGCGCTTAAAGTATTAGGTTTTAAACAGCATCAAATTTGCCGAATTGAGACAGATGAAGATTTAAAAATTTCAGTTAGTACTTTAAGAAAGCAAATAAAAGAAGATCGATTAAAAGGGAAAAAACCATTTTGTGTTATTGCGAATGCAGGGACAACGAATTGCGGAGCGGTGGACTCCCTCGATGAATTGGCTGATCTATGTGGTGATGAAGATATATGGTTACACGCGGATGGGGCTTATGGAGCTGCAGCAATTCTCAGCGAAAAAGGAAGAGAGTTGTTAAGAGGAATTCATCGTGTTGATTCTTTGACATTAGATCCGCATAAATGGCTTTTTCAGCCTTATGATGTTGGTTGTGTACTCATTCGAAATAGTCAATATTTAAGTGAAACGTTTCGTATGATCCCAGAGTATATTAGGGATACGGAAACTAATATAGAAGAAAAAGTGAATTTTGGAGAGCGTGGAATTGAACTTTCTCGTAGATTTAGAGCATTAAAGGTATGGCTTTCTTTTAAAGCATTTGGAGTTACAGCTTTTCGCGAGGCAATTGATCATGGCATTATGCTAGCTGAACAAGTTGAAGAGTTTTTAAGGAAAGAAAAAGATTGGGAAGTAGTAACACCTGCCCAATTAGGAATTGTTACTTTTCGTTATATTCCATGTGAGCTAACATCTACAGATACAATTCATGAAATAAACAAAAAATTGGTGGAAGAAATTAATCAAAGAGGATTTGCTATGCTAAGTACGACTAAATTAAAAGAAAAAGTAGTAATTCGACTTTGCTCTATCAACCCAAGGACAACAAAAGAAGAAATACTTCAAATCATGATGAACATAAAAGTATTGGCAGAGGAAATAAACACAACGTCTAAACATCTTATATCTGTTCCTCAACCTTGA
- a CDS encoding non-ribosomal peptide synthetase, whose translation MHIKGRSSIHENKEVEAFWKEQLSSEVLDFSVFNSDNQLNKETPCEFVQVIVNVEFSKSIQKISKSQDLLLFSWFQAALRVCLAHYTDQERVTISIPIIEKNLEQSENLNKLIPLGSEIHPHHTFKQLVNEIEQTTLFGYENQEYPLSELLVKHNLTPFQIVIGMEGLHNENSLEEYAENNLVLWIRRKWNEIHNEFEFQISCKSRSFSSLQQFANSYCYVLKQVSQNPNLALKDICIIAEEEKELLEGLNTFQTGIDLFQSFQDLFEAQVLKTPDQIAVVCNDQSLTYRELNKKANQLASILQSKGVSKESIIGVMVDRSLEMIIGMMGILKAGAAYLPIDPNYPTERIEYMLQDSQAKYLLSKRTEEVLPQFAGEVLYLDKEYLFQGEESNLVREHNPNDLAYVIYTSGSTGNPKGVMIEQKSLVHFLNVMREKVKANQSFLFLASVSFDISLLEICLPLTQGSKVVIATEDQFATKELAHLVKKHKVDLWESTPSRMEVILSDPEGANFLKDLKSILLAGEAFSIDLVEKIRCISEATISNIYGPTETTICATVKDLSTSKEVTIGKPNPNYHSYILNKYGQLKPFGIPGELCIAGVAVARGYLGKSKLTDEKFVPSPFAAGEMMYHTGDLVRWLPNGELEYLGRMDHQVKIRGYRIELREIETQLREYPEINQVIVVDQVYGNRKLLAAYYVSDNKVSFGEIRKYLSDKLPEFMIPEKMIQVEEIPLNPNGKVDRKRLLDITQTDYVSIPYVAPRNEIEQKLVCAWEKVMEIEGIGIHDNFFALKGESIKALQVINLLRKDCLKISTTDFFKHPTIAQLSSCVKLEHKEENFESRPTHVKDLSNPFSLTEVQIAYMLGRNSQFELSGISPQTYFEYETALDINCLSKSFQKVIHRHPMLRAVILPEGKQQILQSVPDYEIEIVSLIDLDDRNQNARLQEERSRMTNHVFPLGQWPLFELKAFLLKEDKYLLCFRYDALLMDGASMNIVGQDLLHYYYKPNQKLESLSFDFQDYMFIYDEMEQSEEYKTAKDYWTSKLPDFPFAPSLLLKKGPAEIATPKFQSLTKILDNEKWTKLRKLAQEKEVTPSALLCTIYGDVLAYWSNQRRLAINLTVFNRYPVHDEVEKIVGDFTSLILLDVDVKPGQNFFTRVKETQSTLLDGLEHRHYDGVNFIRDFTRYHQMTPKAVMPIVFTSMLAGAGAFSWEQLGSLRYIHARTPQVYLDNVVIEKNGELLISWNYVEELFDVDVIEAMFSQFVDLLEQLVKQSDITSLQMKESDQTLIKQYNETTEKIPSTTLYQLFTDQVKRTPDEVAVVFEQEWLTYSELHKRSNQIAHFLKEQGIGLGDKVGLLAKRRVDTIVNMLGILKAGAAYVPIDSDHPLDRQTYILKNSSCKLLLEPSLYEENDLSFYTTEDMPAIAGPEDIAYIIYTSGSTGKPKGVIITHQAVTNTIQDINQKYEVNEDDRIIGISSMCFDLSVYDIFGALSTGAMLVMIRDPRDMQELIRTVERRGITIWNTVPAIMDLALDQVGSHFEHSSLRLVLHSGDWIPLSLPEKIKRHFPIAEVVSLGGATEASIWSIYYPVKQVKSHWNSIPYGMPLANQTYYVLNYEKKMCPVGVIGDLYIGGVGLAKGYLNAEKKTNEAFVSHPDFGLIYKTGDCGKMHSEGYIEFLGRQDYQVKIQGYRVELEEISHCLLTYKQVEHAVVIDQTDENGIKFLVAYVVTEQNISTTELRKHLRDHLPDYMIPSYFVYLDQLPLTPNGKLDRKALPTPEKQKNEVFIAPKTEMEKILTSIWQEVLKIDQVGVNDHFFALGGDSIKAIQVSVRLYRQGFELEPKNLFSFPILRDMVQFVKKLDHFSSSQTNDVNIMNDNKAALLNIKDKQLNQQTLTKIQEKMPDIKIEHIYPLAPFQEVIYEHATNEPDTNAYFEQTIWALEGELDIKLFIQCFQQLVNRYDSLRTIIVQDEQAKPWQAVLYDVQINSEIKNLIEMTKQEQQEFLKQWMNENLSRGFKNDELMTRLCIFQLGNNEHKVIWSSHHLLCDGWSVSILIDELFQLYETTNAGTMVELPMVKPFETFIDWTLAQDHEKARHFWRDYLSGYNQKISIPKKKVPSKSEGLNFIFMDLTLDKDLTNQLQTFVTKNNITMNTALLAVWGILLGKFNGTREVVLPNLVSVRPPEVEGIENMFGLFTNVLPIRLAWTETQSFVDFLQKVQLETLKCNEYAYYSFVDIQKQSELKTELTDHLWVFENYPTNPAIFSSNENRHFAITDYEVVDEPHVKYGIMCFPEEKLTIKFGFDQTVYEAEKIQGILNHIHGLINMILQNPIQAIGDYKL comes from the coding sequence ATGCACATTAAAGGTCGAAGTTCAATTCATGAAAATAAAGAAGTAGAAGCGTTTTGGAAGGAGCAATTATCTTCCGAGGTTCTCGATTTTTCTGTATTTAATAGCGATAACCAACTAAATAAAGAAACACCTTGTGAGTTCGTTCAAGTCATAGTGAATGTAGAGTTTAGTAAAAGTATACAAAAAATAAGTAAGTCTCAAGATTTATTATTATTTAGTTGGTTTCAAGCCGCTTTAAGGGTTTGTTTGGCACATTATACAGATCAAGAAAGAGTTACTATTAGTATTCCTATAATTGAAAAGAATCTTGAACAAAGTGAGAATCTTAATAAGTTGATTCCTTTAGGAAGTGAAATTCATCCGCATCACACCTTTAAACAATTAGTAAATGAGATTGAACAAACGACTTTATTCGGGTATGAAAATCAGGAGTATCCGCTCTCTGAATTATTAGTTAAACACAATTTAACCCCTTTTCAAATTGTAATCGGGATGGAAGGATTACATAATGAAAATTCGCTAGAAGAATACGCAGAGAATAATTTAGTCCTATGGATACGAAGAAAATGGAATGAAATACATAATGAATTTGAATTTCAAATTTCTTGCAAGTCCCGTTCATTCTCTTCTTTGCAACAATTTGCCAATTCGTATTGTTATGTTTTAAAGCAAGTTTCACAAAACCCGAATTTGGCATTGAAAGATATTTGTATTATTGCAGAAGAAGAAAAAGAGTTGCTAGAAGGATTGAATACTTTTCAAACGGGCATAGACTTGTTTCAATCATTTCAAGATTTGTTTGAAGCGCAAGTATTAAAAACTCCAGATCAAATTGCTGTTGTTTGTAATGATCAATCTTTGACATATAGAGAATTGAATAAGAAAGCGAATCAATTGGCTTCTATTCTTCAAAGTAAAGGTGTTTCAAAAGAAAGTATTATTGGCGTTATGGTAGATCGGTCATTAGAAATGATTATTGGTATGATGGGGATTTTAAAAGCAGGAGCAGCCTATTTACCAATCGACCCTAACTACCCAACTGAACGAATTGAATATATGTTACAAGATAGTCAAGCAAAATATTTACTTAGTAAGCGAACAGAAGAAGTATTGCCACAATTTGCGGGTGAAGTACTGTATCTTGATAAAGAATATCTTTTTCAAGGTGAAGAAAGTAATTTAGTACGAGAACATAATCCTAATGATTTGGCTTATGTTATTTACACATCAGGATCGACAGGAAATCCAAAAGGGGTAATGATAGAACAAAAATCGCTAGTTCATTTTTTAAATGTAATGAGAGAAAAAGTAAAGGCTAATCAATCATTCTTGTTTCTTGCTAGTGTATCTTTTGATATTTCCTTGTTAGAAATATGTCTTCCTTTAACGCAAGGTTCAAAAGTAGTAATTGCTACGGAGGACCAGTTTGCAACAAAAGAATTGGCTCATTTAGTCAAAAAACATAAGGTGGATTTATGGGAATCAACGCCATCGCGAATGGAAGTGATTTTGAGTGATCCAGAAGGGGCAAATTTTCTAAAAGATTTAAAATCTATTTTATTAGCAGGAGAAGCATTTTCCATTGATTTGGTTGAAAAAATTCGTTGTATCAGTGAAGCAACAATTTCAAATATTTATGGTCCCACAGAAACAACCATTTGCGCAACAGTAAAAGACTTGAGCACTTCCAAAGAAGTTACGATTGGCAAACCTAACCCGAATTATCATTCCTATATATTGAATAAGTATGGCCAATTAAAACCATTTGGAATTCCTGGTGAACTCTGCATTGCTGGCGTAGCGGTAGCACGAGGGTATCTTGGTAAAAGTAAACTGACAGATGAAAAGTTTGTACCGAGTCCTTTTGCGGCAGGGGAAATGATGTATCATACAGGTGATCTCGTTCGTTGGTTGCCTAATGGAGAACTTGAATATTTAGGTCGAATGGATCATCAAGTGAAAATTCGGGGGTATCGGATTGAATTAAGAGAAATCGAAACTCAATTAAGGGAATATCCAGAAATAAACCAGGTTATCGTTGTTGATCAAGTGTATGGAAATAGGAAATTATTAGCTGCCTACTATGTATCGGATAACAAGGTGTCTTTTGGTGAAATCAGAAAATATTTAAGTGATAAACTACCTGAGTTTATGATTCCTGAAAAAATGATTCAGGTAGAAGAGATTCCATTGAATCCAAATGGAAAAGTGGATAGAAAAAGGTTATTGGATATAACACAAACGGATTATGTATCAATTCCATACGTTGCCCCGCGCAATGAAATTGAACAAAAATTAGTGTGTGCGTGGGAAAAAGTTATGGAGATTGAGGGAATCGGTATTCATGATAATTTTTTTGCATTAAAAGGAGAATCCATTAAAGCACTTCAGGTAATTAATTTATTAAGAAAAGACTGCTTAAAAATAAGTACAACAGATTTTTTTAAGCACCCTACAATCGCTCAACTGAGTTCTTGTGTAAAGTTAGAGCATAAAGAGGAAAACTTTGAAAGTAGACCAACTCATGTTAAAGATTTGTCTAATCCATTTTCCTTAACAGAAGTTCAGATAGCGTATATGTTAGGAAGGAATTCACAGTTTGAATTAAGTGGTATTTCACCTCAAACATATTTTGAATATGAAACAGCATTGGATATCAATTGTCTTTCAAAAAGTTTTCAAAAGGTAATCCATCGTCATCCAATGTTGCGAGCTGTAATTTTACCAGAGGGAAAACAACAAATATTACAAAGCGTTCCTGATTACGAGATTGAAATAGTGAGTCTCATAGATTTAGATGATAGGAATCAAAATGCTCGCTTACAAGAAGAGCGTTCTCGAATGACTAACCATGTATTCCCTTTGGGGCAATGGCCTTTGTTTGAATTGAAAGCTTTTCTTTTAAAAGAAGACAAGTATTTATTATGTTTTCGATACGATGCTTTATTAATGGACGGAGCAAGCATGAACATTGTTGGACAGGATTTGTTGCATTATTATTATAAACCAAATCAAAAATTAGAATCTTTATCTTTTGATTTTCAAGATTATATGTTTATCTATGATGAAATGGAACAAAGCGAAGAATATAAAACAGCAAAAGATTATTGGACAAGTAAGCTTCCTGATTTTCCGTTTGCACCTTCTTTGCTGTTAAAAAAGGGTCCAGCAGAGATTGCTACTCCTAAATTCCAATCACTTACAAAAATCCTGGACAATGAAAAATGGACAAAGCTACGAAAGTTAGCACAAGAGAAAGAGGTAACGCCTTCCGCTCTACTTTGTACAATATATGGTGATGTGTTGGCATATTGGAGTAATCAACGTCGATTAGCAATTAATTTGACTGTATTTAACCGTTATCCTGTTCATGATGAAGTAGAAAAGATTGTTGGAGATTTCACATCGCTTATTTTGCTGGATGTTGATGTAAAACCAGGGCAAAATTTCTTTACTAGAGTAAAAGAAACGCAATCTACTTTATTAGATGGCCTTGAACATCGTCATTACGATGGAGTTAACTTTATTCGAGATTTCACTCGATATCATCAAATGACGCCAAAAGCAGTTATGCCAATCGTTTTCACCTCGATGTTAGCAGGTGCAGGTGCTTTCTCTTGGGAACAACTTGGTTCTCTTCGCTATATTCATGCTCGGACTCCACAAGTATATTTGGATAATGTAGTAATTGAAAAAAATGGAGAGTTATTAATTAGCTGGAACTATGTTGAAGAGCTGTTTGATGTTGATGTAATAGAAGCAATGTTTTCCCAATTTGTTGACTTATTGGAACAATTGGTGAAACAAAGCGATATAACATCTTTGCAGATGAAAGAATCGGATCAAACTTTAATTAAGCAATACAATGAAACAACAGAAAAAATACCTTCAACTACTCTGTATCAATTATTTACAGACCAAGTAAAACGTACACCGGATGAAGTAGCAGTGGTATTTGAACAAGAATGGTTAACATACTCGGAACTTCATAAACGCTCCAATCAAATTGCCCACTTCTTAAAAGAGCAAGGCATTGGTCTAGGTGATAAAGTGGGGCTTTTAGCAAAAAGGCGAGTTGACACAATTGTTAATATGTTAGGTATTTTAAAAGCAGGTGCCGCTTATGTTCCGATTGATTCCGATCATCCTTTAGATCGCCAAACATATATTTTAAAAAATAGCTCATGCAAACTTTTATTAGAACCTAGCCTTTATGAAGAAAATGATTTGTCATTTTATACAACAGAAGATATGCCTGCTATTGCTGGTCCAGAAGATATTGCCTATATTATATACACTTCAGGAAGTACAGGAAAACCAAAAGGAGTAATTATTACTCACCAAGCGGTTACAAATACTATTCAAGACATAAATCAAAAATATGAGGTAAATGAAGATGATCGTATTATTGGTATCTCTTCCATGTGTTTTGACCTATCTGTATACGATATTTTCGGAGCTTTAAGCACAGGTGCAATGTTGGTGATGATTCGTGATCCAAGAGACATGCAAGAATTAATCCGCACTGTCGAACGTAGAGGGATTACAATTTGGAATACAGTGCCTGCAATCATGGATTTAGCATTGGATCAAGTAGGTTCTCATTTTGAACATTCTTCTTTACGTTTAGTTTTACATAGTGGAGATTGGATTCCGCTTTCTTTACCAGAAAAAATAAAACGACATTTTCCGATTGCAGAAGTAGTTTCACTAGGAGGGGCAACAGAAGCATCGATTTGGTCAATTTATTATCCGGTCAAACAAGTGAAATCACATTGGAATAGTATTCCATACGGGATGCCCTTGGCAAACCAAACGTATTATGTGTTGAACTATGAAAAGAAAATGTGCCCTGTTGGTGTAATTGGAGATTTATATATCGGGGGAGTGGGCCTTGCTAAAGGATATTTAAATGCTGAAAAGAAAACAAATGAAGCGTTTGTGTCACATCCTGATTTTGGTCTTATATACAAAACCGGAGATTGTGGAAAAATGCATTCTGAGGGATATATTGAATTTTTAGGCCGCCAAGATTACCAAGTGAAAATTCAAGGATATCGAGTAGAGTTAGAAGAAATCTCTCATTGTCTTCTAACTTATAAACAAGTCGAACACGCTGTCGTAATTGATCAAACAGATGAGAACGGAATAAAATTTTTAGTTGCATATGTGGTAACTGAGCAAAATATTAGTACAACAGAACTACGAAAGCATTTGCGAGATCACTTGCCAGATTACATGATTCCTTCTTATTTTGTTTATTTGGACCAATTACCCTTGACTCCAAACGGTAAATTAGATAGAAAAGCGCTCCCTACTCCAGAGAAACAAAAAAATGAAGTATTTATTGCTCCAAAAACTGAAATGGAAAAAATATTAACTAGTATTTGGCAAGAAGTACTCAAAATAGATCAAGTTGGAGTAAATGATCATTTCTTCGCCTTAGGTGGAGATTCGATAAAAGCGATTCAAGTGTCCGTCAGACTGTATCGACAAGGATTTGAGCTTGAACCAAAAAATCTATTTTCATTTCCTATATTAAGGGACATGGTTCAATTTGTTAAAAAGCTAGACCATTTTTCAAGTTCACAAACAAATGATGTAAACATAATGAACGATAATAAAGCTGCATTACTAAATATTAAAGATAAACAACTTAATCAACAAACGCTTACCAAAATACAAGAAAAAATGCCGGATATAAAAATAGAACATATTTACCCGTTAGCACCTTTCCAAGAAGTTATTTATGAACATGCTACGAATGAACCTGATACAAATGCATATTTTGAACAAACAATTTGGGCTCTTGAGGGGGAGCTGGATATTAAACTCTTTATTCAGTGTTTCCAACAATTGGTTAATCGTTATGATTCTTTAAGAACAATAATTGTGCAAGATGAACAAGCAAAACCTTGGCAAGCTGTTCTATATGATGTTCAAATAAATTCAGAAATAAAAAACTTGATTGAGATGACGAAACAAGAACAGCAAGAATTCCTAAAACAGTGGATGAATGAAAATTTAAGTCGAGGATTTAAAAATGATGAACTTATGACACGTCTCTGTATATTCCAACTAGGTAATAACGAGCATAAGGTAATTTGGAGTTCCCATCATCTGTTATGTGATGGTTGGAGCGTCAGCATTTTGATAGACGAATTATTCCAGCTCTACGAAACTACAAATGCGGGAACTATGGTGGAGTTACCTATGGTAAAACCTTTTGAAACATTCATAGACTGGACTTTGGCACAAGATCATGAGAAAGCACGTCATTTTTGGCGAGATTATTTATCAGGATACAATCAGAAAATTAGTATTCCTAAAAAGAAAGTCCCATCTAAAAGTGAAGGGTTAAACTTCATTTTTATGGATTTAACATTAGACAAGGATTTGACTAATCAGTTACAGACATTTGTAACTAAAAACAATATAACTATGAATACAGCACTACTAGCTGTATGGGGAATATTACTTGGCAAATTCAACGGAACGAGAGAAGTCGTATTGCCTAATCTAGTATCAGTCAGACCTCCCGAAGTAGAAGGAATTGAAAATATGTTCGGTCTGTTCACAAATGTTTTGCCTATCCGATTAGCATGGACAGAAACGCAATCTTTTGTGGACTTCCTACAAAAGGTACAACTAGAGACATTGAAATGTAATGAGTATGCATACTATTCATTTGTTGATATACAAAAGCAAAGTGAATTAAAAACTGAGTTGACTGACCATCTTTGGGTTTTTGAAAACTATCCAACTAATCCAGCAATCTTTTCTTCAAATGAAAACAGACATTTTGCTATCACGGATTACGAAGTTGTTGATGAGCCACATGTAAAGTATGGAATTATGTGCTTCCCTGAAGAAAAACTTACAATAAAGTTTGGATTTGATCAAACCGTATATGAAGCAGAGAAAATACAGGGAATATTAAATCACATCCATGGATTAATCAACATGATTCTTCAAAATCCAATACAAGCAATTGGTGATTACAAATTATAA